The Nitrospira sp. genome contains a region encoding:
- a CDS encoding WD40 repeat domain-containing protein: protein MTSSLVNASSETAAASVPAVDFVEYWTTDCREVKTFRGHSHGVWAVAFSPDGSTLASGGAERLVRMWDIETGRLLRSLRGHTHDIRAIVFTPDGQLLATGSEDRTIRLWNGKTGEPTKLLFTRYDHNVCSLSLSPDGLMLARGSHNKDIKIWEVTTGTELMTLLGKDEYDHHWSVCVAFSPDGIHLASGTDIGKIKVWEVLPSGEEKILHNAHWRRDELDSTETRGYFVEDDGGFQKPMDYWIGAMIFTPDAKLLITGSRDTTIKLFEMPNVVEKKSLTGHKGWVRNLAVSPDGKVLVSASDDQTIKFWDLATGRNFRTVKGHSGGVRGLAFSPDGKRLATGSWDRTVKLWEGGPAAAE from the coding sequence ATGACCTCTTCGCTTGTGAACGCTTCCTCTGAGACGGCGGCCGCATCAGTGCCTGCCGTCGATTTCGTCGAATACTGGACGACCGATTGCCGGGAAGTGAAAACGTTCCGCGGCCATTCGCATGGAGTCTGGGCCGTCGCCTTTTCACCCGATGGATCAACACTCGCCAGCGGCGGCGCCGAACGCCTCGTGCGCATGTGGGATATCGAAACCGGCCGGCTGCTGCGATCCCTTCGGGGCCACACCCACGACATTCGCGCCATCGTCTTTACCCCGGACGGGCAGCTCCTCGCCACCGGTAGTGAAGACCGTACCATCCGGTTATGGAACGGCAAGACCGGCGAGCCGACCAAGCTGCTGTTCACACGTTACGATCATAATGTCTGCAGCCTCTCACTCTCGCCGGACGGCCTCATGCTCGCGCGCGGGAGCCATAACAAAGACATCAAGATTTGGGAAGTGACCACCGGCACCGAGCTGATGACATTGCTCGGGAAGGATGAGTACGACCACCACTGGTCGGTCTGCGTGGCGTTTTCACCGGACGGCATTCATCTCGCCAGCGGAACCGATATCGGGAAGATCAAGGTGTGGGAAGTGCTCCCGAGCGGCGAGGAAAAGATTCTCCATAACGCCCATTGGCGGAGAGACGAGTTAGATTCCACCGAGACCCGCGGTTACTTTGTCGAGGACGACGGCGGATTCCAAAAGCCGATGGACTACTGGATCGGTGCCATGATCTTTACCCCGGACGCAAAACTTTTGATCACCGGCAGCCGAGACACCACCATCAAGCTGTTCGAGATGCCGAACGTGGTCGAGAAAAAATCCCTCACCGGCCACAAAGGCTGGGTCCGGAATCTCGCGGTGTCGCCGGATGGAAAAGTCTTGGTGAGCGCCAGCGACGATCAGACGATCAAGTTTTGGGATTTGGCCACCGGCCGGAATTTCCGCACCGTGAAAGGCCACAGCGGTGGAGTCCGGGGTCTGGCTTTTTCCCCCGACGGCAAACGCCTCGCCACCGGCTCATGGGACCGCACGGTGAAGCTGTGGGAAGGGGGACCGGCGGCGGCGGAATAA